The Pan troglodytes isolate AG18354 chromosome 1, NHGRI_mPanTro3-v2.0_pri, whole genome shotgun sequence genome includes a region encoding these proteins:
- the GPX7 gene encoding glutathione peroxidase 7 precursor: MVAATVAAAWLLLWAAACAQQEQDFYDFKAVNIRGKLVSLEKYRGSVSLVVNVASECGFTDQHYRALQQLQRDLGPHHFNVLAFPCNQFGQQEPDSNKEIESFARRTYSVSFPMFSKIAVTGTGAHPAFKYLAQTSGKEPTWNFWKYLVAPDGKVVGAWDPTVSVEEVRPQITALVRKLILLKREDL; encoded by the exons ATGGTGGCGGCGACGGTGGCAGCGGCGTGGCTGCTCCTGTGGGCTGCGGCCTGCGCGCAGCAGGAGCAGGACTTCTACGACTTCAAGGCGGTCAACATCCGGGGCAAACTGGTGTCGCTGGAGAAGTACCGCGGATCG GTGTCCCTGGTGGTGAATGTGGCCAGCGAGTGCGGCTTCACAGACCAGCACTACCGAGCCCTGCAGCAGCTGCAGCGGGACCTGGGTCCCCACCACTTCAACGTGCTCGCCTTCCCCTGCAACCAGTTTGGCCAACAGGAGCCTGACAGCAACAAGGAGATTGAGAGCTTTGCCCGCCGCACCTACAGTGTCTCATTCCCTATGTTTAGCAAGATTGCAGTCACCGGTACTGGTGCCCATCCTGCCTTCAAGTACCTGGCCC aGACTTCTGGGAAGGAGCCCACCTGGAACTTCTGGAAGTACCTTGTAGCCCCAGATGGAAAGGTGGTAGGGGCTTGGGACCCAACTGTGTCAGTGGAGGAGGTCAGACCCCAGATCACAGCGCTCGTGAGGAAGCTCATCCTACTGAAGCGAGAAGACTTATAA